A portion of the Tenacibaculum todarodis genome contains these proteins:
- a CDS encoding M20/M25/M40 family metallo-hydrolase, with product MNAISKLLYILLIVGTIYWSFSALKPNISTAQKLEKTTGFSIENALSHLKEISKESHFPGTKAHKEVQNYLASELKKLGLQTEIQTQVAFRAKWFVGTTTENVIAKIKGTEEGKALLLLSHYDSNPHSAIGSSDAGSGVVTILEAVRAFLAKNKQPKNDIIILLSDAEEIGLLGAQAFVDFHPWTKNIGLVLNFEARGSGGPSYMLMETNGKNSKLLTEFKKAKPNFTAANSLMYSIYKMLPNDTDLTVFREDANINGFNFAFIGDHFDYHTAQDNYERLDRESLIQQADYLMATLPYFANSDLSNLDSDKDLVYVNFPFLTLLTYPFSWVLPMLCIALGIFIILIFFGISYGKLTSKGIFKGFIPFLSSLVVAPLIAFSLWKLLLLIHPHYKDMLHGFTYNGYQYIIAFAMLTFWILFKIYNYFFKDISQADLLIAPITFWLLINGLVYQYLQGAAFFIIPVFIALLILAALVFMDVRKKSKPVLFALLSIPTIYMFAPLVKMFPVGLGLKMLFISALFIVLLFGLMVPVFYQQKKKNNLQRSFGFLAILFFGVATFNSAFSVDNKRPNSLVYFQNEETKMAYFGTYNTTFDNYISQKLGDNYSEGNIKNSITSSKYGSTFKYHTRTDNKQIKSSKISMNSDTIFNGKRNVDFTIKPQRNITKIEISSTNGSIIDSLFVNNVLTKDRDKAKAKNGTFLIYYFANQDKELNLKFQVEEGQNLEFILNEVSNDLLSNSAFKITPRDSIMMPMPFVTNDAIITSKKLSL from the coding sequence ATGAACGCAATAAGTAAACTATTATACATTCTACTAATTGTAGGAACAATTTACTGGTCTTTTTCAGCCTTAAAACCAAACATTTCTACTGCTCAAAAATTAGAAAAAACTACAGGTTTTTCTATCGAAAATGCACTTAGTCATTTAAAAGAGATTTCGAAAGAAAGTCATTTTCCAGGAACAAAAGCACATAAAGAAGTGCAGAATTATCTTGCTAGTGAACTTAAAAAATTAGGTTTGCAAACAGAAATTCAAACACAAGTAGCATTTAGAGCAAAGTGGTTTGTAGGAACAACAACAGAAAACGTAATTGCAAAAATTAAAGGAACTGAAGAAGGAAAAGCCTTGTTGTTATTATCGCATTACGATAGCAATCCACATTCCGCAATTGGTTCTAGTGATGCTGGTTCTGGTGTAGTTACAATTTTAGAAGCTGTACGTGCTTTTTTAGCTAAAAATAAGCAACCTAAAAACGACATTATAATTTTACTTTCTGATGCAGAAGAAATTGGTTTATTAGGCGCACAGGCATTTGTAGATTTTCATCCGTGGACAAAAAACATTGGTTTGGTTTTAAATTTTGAAGCAAGAGGAAGTGGTGGTCCAAGTTATATGCTAATGGAAACCAACGGAAAAAACAGTAAATTACTTACAGAATTTAAAAAAGCAAAACCCAATTTTACAGCTGCAAATTCTTTAATGTACAGCATTTATAAAATGTTACCAAATGATACAGACTTAACCGTTTTTAGAGAAGATGCCAATATAAACGGATTCAATTTTGCTTTTATTGGAGATCATTTCGATTACCACACAGCGCAAGATAATTACGAACGATTAGACAGAGAATCGTTAATACAACAAGCCGATTATTTAATGGCAACGTTGCCATATTTTGCAAATTCCGATTTGTCTAATTTAGATTCAGATAAAGATTTAGTGTATGTGAATTTTCCGTTTTTAACCTTATTAACCTATCCGTTTTCATGGGTTTTACCAATGTTATGTATTGCTTTAGGTATTTTTATTATTTTAATTTTCTTCGGAATTTCTTATGGAAAACTAACTTCAAAAGGGATTTTTAAAGGATTTATTCCATTTTTATCTTCATTGGTAGTTGCTCCTTTAATTGCTTTTAGTTTGTGGAAATTATTACTACTAATTCATCCGCATTATAAAGATATGTTGCACGGTTTTACCTACAACGGATATCAATATATTATAGCATTTGCAATGTTAACTTTTTGGATACTTTTTAAAATTTACAACTACTTTTTTAAAGATATTTCTCAAGCCGATTTGTTAATTGCTCCAATTACTTTTTGGTTACTAATTAACGGACTTGTATATCAATATTTACAAGGTGCAGCATTTTTTATAATTCCTGTTTTTATTGCCTTATTAATACTTGCTGCTTTAGTATTTATGGATGTTCGTAAGAAATCTAAACCTGTTTTATTTGCACTTTTGTCAATACCAACAATTTATATGTTTGCGCCTTTGGTAAAAATGTTTCCGGTAGGTTTAGGGTTGAAAATGTTGTTTATTTCTGCACTCTTTATTGTGTTGTTATTCGGATTAATGGTGCCAGTTTTTTATCAGCAGAAAAAGAAAAATAATTTACAACGTTCTTTTGGATTCTTAGCAATTTTATTCTTTGGAGTTGCAACGTTTAATAGTGCTTTTTCAGTAGATAATAAGCGCCCAAACAGTTTGGTGTATTTTCAGAATGAAGAAACAAAAATGGCCTATTTTGGAACTTACAATACCACTTTTGATAACTATATTTCACAGAAATTAGGAGATAATTATTCCGAAGGAAACATAAAAAACTCAATTACGTCAAGTAAATATGGATCTACTTTTAAATACCATACAAGAACTGATAATAAACAAATAAAATCTTCCAAAATTAGTATGAATTCGGATACTATTTTCAATGGAAAAAGAAACGTAGATTTCACCATAAAACCGCAAAGAAACATAACTAAAATAGAAATTTCATCTACAAACGGAAGTATAATTGATAGCTTGTTTGTTAATAATGTATTGACAAAAGATAGAGATAAAGCGAAAGCAAAAAACGGTACTTTTTTAATCTATTATTTTGCAAACCAAGACAAAGAATTGAACTTAAAATTTCAAGTTGAAGAGGGGCAGAACTTAGAGTTTATTTTAAATGAAGTTTCTAACGATTTATTAAGTAACTCAGCATTTAAAATTACG
- a CDS encoding GNAT family N-acetyltransferase, whose translation MKFYLETERLILREIKETDLDGMFELDANPKVHLYLGNRPISSKREALENIQFIQKQYKERGIGRFTCIEKTSGDFIGWSGLKFNQDKKEAVNGIQNFIDIGYRFIPKYWKKGYGLESAKACLEFGFSEMKYNKICAAALEENIGSNRILTKIGLQLVNQFDYENVKANWYELKKENYGN comes from the coding sequence ATGAAATTTTATTTAGAAACAGAAAGATTAATTTTAAGAGAAATAAAAGAAACCGATTTAGATGGAATGTTTGAGTTAGATGCTAATCCAAAAGTACATTTGTATTTAGGAAACAGACCTATTTCAAGTAAAAGAGAAGCCTTAGAAAACATTCAATTTATTCAAAAACAATACAAAGAAAGAGGAATTGGAAGGTTTACTTGTATAGAAAAAACTTCGGGAGATTTTATTGGGTGGAGCGGTTTAAAATTCAATCAAGATAAAAAAGAAGCTGTTAATGGAATTCAAAATTTTATTGATATTGGATATCGTTTTATTCCGAAGTATTGGAAAAAAGGATATGGATTAGAAAGTGCAAAAGCTTGTTTAGAATTTGGTTTTTCAGAAATGAAGTATAACAAAATATGCGCAGCAGCTTTAGAAGAAAATATTGGTTCAAATAGAATTTTAACTAAAATAGGATTACAGTTAGTAAATCAATTTGATTATGAAAATGTAAAAGCCAATTGGTATGAATTAAAAAAAGAAAACTATGGAAACTAA
- a CDS encoding CBS domain-containing protein produces the protein MGIINFQGKRSNEQNEQNEPILVRDYMTKKLITFKADDSLDHVINLLITNKISGGPVVNDQNELIGIISETDCIKHISESKYYNMPTDSNNTVGNNMVTDVDTIDKNMNIFDAAFKFLSSRRRRFPVVENGKLIGQLSQKDVLKAALKIQGNTWNG, from the coding sequence ATGGGTATAATTAACTTTCAAGGAAAAAGGAGTAATGAGCAAAACGAACAAAATGAACCTATTTTGGTGCGTGATTATATGACAAAAAAACTCATCACTTTTAAAGCAGATGATTCTTTAGATCATGTAATTAATTTACTAATTACCAATAAAATTTCTGGAGGGCCAGTTGTAAATGATCAGAATGAGTTAATTGGTATTATTTCTGAAACAGATTGTATAAAGCATATATCTGAAAGCAAATATTATAACATGCCAACAGACAGTAATAATACAGTTGGTAATAACATGGTAACGGATGTTGATACAATTGACAAAAATATGAATATTTTTGATGCTGCTTTTAAGTTTCTTAGTTCACGTAGAAGAAGATTTCCTGTAGTAGAAAACGGAAAATTAATTGGGCAATTAAGCCAAAAAGATGTTCTAAAAGCTGCTTTAAAAATACAGGGAAATACTTGGAATGGTTAA
- a CDS encoding single-stranded DNA-binding protein, producing MNTLRNKVQLIGRLGQDPEIINFNDGNKMAKFSLATDESYKDNNGEKVERTFWHNIVVKNGLVKVIEEYVTKGQEIALEGKLSYRNWEDKEGNKRYTTEIVCNELLMLGGK from the coding sequence ATGAATACGTTAAGAAACAAAGTACAGTTAATTGGAAGATTGGGTCAAGATCCAGAAATTATTAATTTTAATGACGGTAACAAAATGGCTAAATTTTCTTTGGCTACAGATGAAAGTTACAAGGACAATAATGGAGAGAAAGTAGAACGTACTTTTTGGCACAACATTGTTGTAAAAAACGGCTTGGTAAAAGTTATAGAAGAATATGTAACCAAAGGACAAGAAATTGCTTTAGAAGGTAAATTAAGCTACCGCAATTGGGAAGATAAAGAAGGAAACAAGCGCTACACAACAGAAATTGTTTGTAATGAATTGTTAATGTTGGGTGGGAAATAA